A window of the Thalassospira indica genome harbors these coding sequences:
- a CDS encoding U32 family peptidase: MSNQSRRSELLMPAGSLEKLKVAVLYGADAVYMGTPDLSLRVKSQMSLDDVVEGIDFAHSHGVRVYLTLNLFSHNKDIDKLPEYVDTVRKVRPDGLIVADPGVFMFVREHAPELDLHVSTQANVCSWQSAKFWQSIGAKLVVLGREVSYEELTEIREKCQDIKIEAFVHGSMCMTYSGRCLLSNFMAERGANQGACANSCRWKYKVHMKLKDGTVKELKLTEENLEMFDFFLEEDMRPGELMEIQEDERGSYILNSRDLCIMPKLEDYLKIGVDSLKVEGRGKSPYYAGLVARAYRMAIDDWYEDPENWSAEEYMKELATIPNRGYTLAFHDGRLTNYAHGYDSNTNVSDWEYAGQIVEVEDDAFIMSVKNRMLPGDVIEIVPPRSRQTIFIRMYEFIDAKTGKVGEAVHANTQPFIRLPFSLFEQEDPEFLRREILPMTIVRKEKALSEDEWQRLKLDQEGHKIEMGKGNEDRYDAKREALQTALDDRQKERSFRTPRVGTKGCCGRGCNGCLIFWHDESYAKAREILAKRKQGEMLEKDGKTIAAE, translated from the coding sequence ATGAGTAATCAATCGCGCCGTTCCGAATTGCTGATGCCCGCAGGCTCGCTCGAAAAGCTGAAAGTTGCTGTGCTCTATGGCGCAGACGCCGTTTACATGGGCACGCCGGACCTGTCGCTGCGTGTTAAAAGCCAGATGTCACTCGATGACGTGGTCGAGGGCATCGATTTTGCCCACAGCCACGGTGTGCGTGTTTACCTCACACTGAACCTGTTTTCGCATAACAAGGACATCGACAAGCTGCCGGAATATGTCGATACCGTGCGCAAGGTTCGCCCGGATGGCCTGATCGTGGCCGATCCAGGTGTTTTCATGTTTGTCCGCGAACATGCGCCGGAACTTGATTTGCATGTCTCGACACAGGCAAACGTATGTTCCTGGCAGAGTGCCAAATTCTGGCAAAGCATCGGTGCCAAGCTGGTCGTTCTGGGGCGCGAGGTTTCCTATGAGGAACTGACCGAAATCCGCGAAAAATGCCAGGACATTAAGATTGAGGCCTTTGTGCATGGTTCGATGTGCATGACCTATTCCGGTCGTTGCCTGCTGTCAAACTTCATGGCCGAACGAGGTGCCAACCAGGGCGCCTGTGCCAACAGCTGCCGCTGGAAATACAAAGTCCACATGAAGCTTAAGGACGGCACGGTCAAGGAACTCAAACTGACCGAGGAAAACTTGGAAATGTTTGACTTCTTCCTTGAAGAAGACATGCGTCCGGGCGAGCTGATGGAAATTCAGGAGGACGAGCGCGGGTCATACATCCTGAATTCACGTGATCTTTGCATCATGCCGAAACTTGAGGATTACCTCAAAATCGGTGTCGACAGCCTCAAGGTCGAAGGCCGTGGCAAAAGCCCGTATTACGCCGGTCTCGTTGCTCGTGCGTACCGCATGGCGATTGATGACTGGTATGAAGACCCGGAAAACTGGTCGGCCGAAGAATATATGAAGGAACTGGCAACCATCCCGAACCGGGGTTACACGCTGGCCTTCCATGACGGGCGCCTGACCAATTACGCACACGGCTATGACAGCAACACCAACGTGTCGGACTGGGAATATGCCGGTCAGATCGTCGAGGTCGAAGACGACGCCTTTATCATGTCGGTCAAGAACCGCATGCTGCCGGGCGATGTGATCGAAATCGTCCCGCCGCGTTCGCGCCAGACGATTTTCATCCGCATGTATGAATTCATCGATGCCAAAACCGGCAAGGTTGGCGAAGCGGTACACGCCAACACCCAGCCGTTTATTCGATTGCCGTTCAGCTTGTTTGAACAGGAAGACCCGGAATTCCTGCGTCGTGAAATCCTGCCGATGACCATCGTGCGCAAGGAAAAGGCGCTTTCCGAAGACGAATGGCAGCGCCTGAAACTTGATCAGGAAGGCCATAAGATCGAGATGGGCAAAGGCAACGAAGATCGCTATGACGCGAAACGCGAAGCGCTTCAGACCGCCCTTGATGATCGCCAGAAAGAACGTTCTTTCCGCACACCACGTGTTGGCACCAAGGGGTGCTGTGGCCGTGGCTGTAATGGTTGCCTGATCTTCTGGCACGATGAAAGCTACGCCAAGGCGCGCGAAATTCTTGCCAAACGCAAACAGGGCGAGATGCTGGAAAAAGACGGCAAGACGATTGCTGCGGAATAA
- a CDS encoding DedA family protein, whose amino-acid sequence MFETINLWIQDHQDLVYILIFTYCVSKSSILPVFAGMLVAAESLMIVPAVTSMIAGGLVGDVLRFGLARKYGDAIVRKLPKSLSDWMSKTLRLFEHYGVAYILLCRYPHGVRSFGVFPVGMSSMSFIRFLPLSIASVLLWVGLYYGLGHSLGAGMSELVEQNLAMLSPILLIVFLVLGWFALRRIDRLEQQAERAIK is encoded by the coding sequence GTGTTTGAGACGATTAATCTGTGGATTCAGGATCATCAGGATCTGGTCTATATCCTGATCTTCACCTATTGCGTCAGCAAATCCAGCATCCTGCCGGTATTTGCCGGCATGCTGGTGGCGGCCGAAAGCCTGATGATTGTACCGGCGGTTACATCAATGATCGCCGGCGGTCTTGTCGGCGATGTGCTGCGCTTTGGCCTTGCGCGCAAATACGGCGATGCGATTGTCCGCAAGCTGCCCAAATCCCTGTCAGACTGGATGAGCAAGACCCTGCGATTGTTTGAGCATTACGGTGTCGCCTATATCCTGCTGTGCCGCTATCCGCATGGGGTGCGATCGTTTGGGGTGTTCCCGGTTGGCATGAGTTCGATGTCATTTATCCGCTTCCTGCCGCTTAGCATCGCGTCAGTCCTGCTTTGGGTCGGGCTTTACTATGGGCTTGGCCATAGTCTGGGGGCCGGGATGTCCGAACTGGTTGAACAAAACCTTGCGATGCTAAGCCCGATCTTGCTGATTGTGTTTCTTGTGCTGGGCTGGTTTGCGCTCCGCCGGATTGACCGGCTGGAGCAACAGGCCGAACGCGCCATCAAATAA
- a CDS encoding DUF3830 family protein, with product MSNIKITAGPFTFDAVLEIEKAPHTCKAFLDRMPFESKAVHVRWSGEGVWMPLGDYQFGVDYENHTSFPAPGQIILYPGGISETEILLAYGGVHFASKVGQLAGNHFITITSNLEDLEKLGKMTLWEGAQSIRFELA from the coding sequence ATGTCCAATATCAAAATTACCGCTGGTCCCTTCACCTTTGATGCGGTGCTCGAAATCGAAAAGGCGCCGCATACCTGCAAGGCGTTCCTCGATCGCATGCCGTTTGAAAGCAAGGCGGTGCATGTCCGCTGGAGCGGCGAGGGTGTTTGGATGCCACTCGGCGATTATCAGTTCGGTGTTGATTATGAAAACCACACCAGCTTCCCGGCCCCGGGCCAGATCATCCTCTATCCCGGCGGGATCAGCGAAACCGAAATCCTGCTGGCCTATGGCGGGGTGCATTTCGCCTCCAAGGTCGGCCAGCTTGCCGGCAACCATTTCATCACCATCACCAGCAATCTCGAAGACCTTGAAAAGCTTGGCAAGATGACGTTGTGGGAAGGCGCGCAGTCGATCCGGTTTGAACTGGCGTAA
- a CDS encoding SLC13 family permease, translated as MNWLIAVVFVLVYIGMALGRWPWLAINRTGIAVFGAVILLISGAVDRDGALASIDFATLAVLLTLMVLSSQYAASGFFDWIGHRITALKCGPGGLLAGVIVMCGVLSAFLTNDVVVWAVTPVLITGVMARGLDPKPYVIAVACAANAGSAATLIGNPQNLMIAEFGNLDFIGFVLACAVPALLALGVVYVVILRSPMMRGQTSVAGAGANANARSVDQPVRPLDKTILIKAVLATIAVIAIFVFVEDRALWSLLVVGALLLSRRLSTDQVLGRVDWHLLALFCGLFIVTGAMAQNDVIASLFRDVLITLQIHHPGVLAGVSLAGSNTIGNVPLVMMLLSLGPEWSTEMLHALAIFSTLSGNFLIVGSVANIIAVEQAAKAGTVISFIDYARLGVPVTLISLALSLGWVILIS; from the coding sequence ATGAATTGGCTGATCGCCGTTGTTTTTGTTCTGGTCTATATCGGCATGGCGCTGGGGCGGTGGCCGTGGCTTGCGATCAACCGCACCGGCATTGCCGTGTTCGGCGCGGTGATCTTGCTGATCAGCGGGGCGGTTGACCGCGATGGCGCGCTGGCCTCGATTGATTTTGCCACCCTTGCGGTGTTGCTGACATTGATGGTGTTATCATCACAATATGCGGCAAGCGGCTTTTTTGACTGGATCGGGCATCGGATCACCGCGCTCAAATGCGGGCCGGGTGGGCTACTGGCCGGGGTGATCGTGATGTGCGGGGTGCTGTCGGCCTTTCTGACCAATGATGTTGTGGTTTGGGCGGTGACGCCTGTTTTGATCACAGGTGTGATGGCGCGCGGGCTTGATCCCAAACCCTATGTGATTGCGGTGGCGTGTGCGGCCAATGCCGGATCGGCAGCCACCCTGATCGGTAATCCGCAAAACCTGATGATTGCAGAGTTTGGCAATCTTGATTTTATCGGCTTTGTTCTGGCCTGTGCAGTGCCCGCACTCCTGGCACTTGGCGTGGTCTATGTCGTGATTTTGCGAAGCCCGATGATGCGCGGGCAAACAAGTGTTGCAGGGGCAGGTGCAAACGCAAATGCGCGATCAGTTGATCAACCGGTTCGCCCGCTTGATAAAACCATCCTGATCAAGGCGGTTTTGGCGACCATCGCCGTGATCGCGATTTTTGTCTTTGTCGAAGACCGTGCGCTTTGGTCGCTTCTGGTGGTGGGGGCCTTGCTGCTCAGCCGTCGTCTCTCGACCGATCAGGTTCTGGGGCGGGTTGACTGGCATTTGCTGGCGCTGTTTTGCGGGTTGTTTATCGTCACCGGCGCGATGGCGCAAAATGACGTGATCGCCAGCCTGTTTCGCGATGTTCTGATCACGTTGCAAATCCATCATCCGGGTGTTCTGGCCGGTGTATCGCTGGCCGGGTCAAATACGATTGGCAATGTGCCGCTGGTGATGATGTTGCTCTCACTCGGTCCGGAATGGAGCACGGAAATGTTGCACGCGCTGGCGATTTTTTCGACATTGTCGGGCAACTTCCTGATTGTTGGCTCGGTTGCCAATATCATTGCCGTTGAACAGGCCGCAAAGGCCGGAACGGTGATTTCATTTATCGATTATGCGCGCCTTGGCGTGCCCGTTACATTGATCAGTCTGGCGCTGTCGCTGGGGTGGGTCATCCTGATTTCATAG
- a CDS encoding type III PLP-dependent enzyme, with the protein MATQRIIDFLAQNRPEGPCLVVDLDVVQRNYETFTRALPSSRIFYAVKANPAPEVLSLLADLGSNFDTASVPEIEMAMAAGASPDRISFGNTIKKERDIARAFELGVRLYAVDCVEEVEKIARVAPGAQVFCRILTDGVGAEWPLSRKFGCAPSMALEVLQHAHHMGLDAYGVSFHVGSQQCNLDAWDTALSEASSIFRTLAEKGIHLRMVNMGGGFPTRYLRDIPATEAYGAAIVDALHNHFGNHMPETIIEPGRGMVGDAGVIKAEVVLISRKHADDPVRWVYLDIGKFGGLAETMDEAIRYPITTIHDGGEVAPCVLAGPTCDSADVLYEKTPYDLPVSLTIGDEVLIEATGAYTTTYASVAFNGFSPLAAYII; encoded by the coding sequence ATGGCAACTCAGCGTATTATTGATTTTCTCGCACAGAACCGCCCGGAAGGCCCGTGCCTTGTTGTTGACCTCGACGTTGTTCAGCGCAACTACGAGACCTTTACCCGTGCGCTTCCGAGCTCGCGCATTTTCTATGCCGTCAAAGCAAACCCGGCACCGGAAGTTCTGAGCCTGCTTGCCGATCTTGGCAGCAACTTTGACACCGCATCCGTCCCGGAAATTGAAATGGCGATGGCCGCTGGTGCAAGCCCTGACCGCATTTCGTTTGGTAACACCATCAAAAAAGAACGCGACATTGCGCGCGCTTTTGAACTCGGTGTGCGCCTCTATGCGGTTGATTGCGTCGAAGAAGTCGAAAAAATTGCCCGTGTCGCACCGGGTGCGCAGGTTTTCTGCCGCATTCTGACCGACGGCGTTGGCGCAGAATGGCCGCTGTCGCGCAAATTCGGTTGCGCGCCGTCCATGGCGCTCGAAGTTCTTCAGCATGCCCATCACATGGGTCTGGATGCCTATGGCGTGTCGTTCCATGTCGGGTCGCAGCAGTGCAACCTTGACGCCTGGGACACTGCCCTTTCGGAAGCATCCTCGATCTTCCGTACCTTGGCGGAAAAAGGCATTCACCTTCGCATGGTCAATATGGGTGGGGGCTTCCCGACCCGTTACCTGCGCGACATTCCGGCAACCGAAGCATACGGTGCGGCGATTGTTGATGCGCTTCACAACCACTTTGGCAATCATATGCCCGAAACCATTATCGAACCGGGCCGTGGCATGGTGGGTGATGCCGGCGTGATCAAAGCCGAGGTTGTTCTGATTTCGCGCAAACATGCCGACGATCCGGTGCGCTGGGTTTACCTTGATATCGGTAAATTCGGTGGCCTTGCCGAAACCATGGACGAAGCCATTCGTTATCCGATCACCACGATCCATGATGGCGGCGAAGTTGCCCCGTGCGTTCTGGCTGGTCCGACCTGTGATTCGGCTGACGTGCTGTATGAAAAGACCCCGTATGACCTGCCGGTCTCTTTGACCATCGGTGACGAGGTTCTGATCGAGGCAACCGGTGCCTACACCACCACCTATGCATCTGTGGCGTTCAACGGCTTCTCGCCGCTTGCCGCCTATATCATCTGA
- a CDS encoding GNAT family N-acetyltransferase, which yields MITIDREGAYSHIEREKLLDRVMGQARFQKSSEILRRNRLPADGLAFVAHDGKQMIGTVRLWNVNAGDAGDALLLGPLAVDKIYSGSGVGAGLVYAALNAAQAAGHRSVLLVGDPDYYARFGFHAAPASGLLMPGHFDRHRFQAVHLGNGDGLSGSTGMLSATGAMIH from the coding sequence ATGATCACAATTGATCGCGAAGGCGCATATTCGCACATTGAACGCGAAAAGCTGCTTGATCGCGTCATGGGTCAGGCGCGGTTTCAGAAATCGTCTGAAATCCTGCGCCGTAATCGGCTTCCGGCGGACGGTCTTGCGTTTGTCGCCCACGACGGCAAACAAATGATCGGCACCGTCCGGTTGTGGAATGTCAATGCTGGCGATGCAGGGGATGCATTGCTGCTCGGCCCGCTTGCCGTCGACAAGATCTATAGCGGGTCCGGCGTGGGTGCCGGTCTGGTTTATGCCGCCCTTAATGCGGCACAAGCAGCCGGTCACCGTTCGGTTCTTCTGGTGGGGGATCCGGACTATTACGCGCGCTTTGGCTTCCATGCGGCCCCCGCAAGCGGGCTTTTGATGCCCGGCCATTTTGACCGTCACCGGTTCCAGGCGGTCCATCTTGGCAACGGCGATGGCTTGAGTGGTTCAACCGGAATGCTAAGTGCAACCGGGGCCATGATCCACTAA
- a CDS encoding YbaY family lipoprotein, whose translation MKPVTAATMWARALIAFGMVAILSGCAALQSPSNSVTGSVSYRERIALSPDNTFLVVRLLDVSRADAPSVEIASLRQPVANPPMVFILPYDLDDIDPKHSYALEAKIVNANGDLLFRNDQSYPVLTRGAPSDVDIVVRQVPRVQGDGARNGDGSDVPDDIAAIEAKLADMRVIPGQYSASDHTVTYKAYVTTDGEPLLVDEHRDLGDYGSSDVKLYYRNGQLLRFAEDAKRVNYGGAESDAPLHYTLTLDFAQGRFSSGTKTVNGTSSQPDEHEISGALSQSKVALSRIEAMLSQLNSTPDPMTGPELFICDDQSRFAVTFDHGAERAIVEMRGREPISLAQMPTGSGYGYGNDIYELRGKGADAIWTTPSGDFHCAVSSMPVEAASLALAPGDFPVVSVAELKRQGDGVWTRYFDDMMPAITACLAKNPGDLVSVLKAWPMDHGMVGVRTINGNGGRYDCLVTSDGMGTAHTEQVETTTNILPGEDVVRYTPATSAYPGGECFAHERLEQDGVFIGWLSEKAC comes from the coding sequence ATGAAACCTGTTACCGCCGCAACCATGTGGGCAAGGGCGCTTATTGCCTTTGGCATGGTCGCAATATTGTCGGGCTGTGCCGCCCTGCAATCACCAAGCAACAGCGTCACCGGATCGGTCAGTTACCGTGAACGGATCGCACTTTCGCCGGATAATACTTTCCTTGTCGTGCGGTTGCTTGATGTCTCGCGCGCTGACGCGCCATCGGTGGAAATCGCATCGCTGCGCCAGCCGGTGGCAAACCCGCCGATGGTTTTCATCCTGCCCTATGATCTTGATGATATCGATCCCAAGCACAGCTATGCGTTGGAAGCCAAAATCGTCAATGCCAATGGCGATCTTCTGTTTCGCAATGATCAAAGCTACCCGGTCCTGACCCGTGGTGCGCCAAGTGACGTTGATATCGTCGTTCGCCAGGTGCCGCGCGTTCAGGGTGACGGTGCGCGTAACGGCGATGGGTCGGATGTGCCTGACGACATCGCAGCGATCGAGGCCAAACTGGCCGACATGCGCGTTATTCCCGGCCAGTATTCGGCATCCGACCACACCGTGACCTATAAGGCCTATGTCACGACGGATGGCGAACCGCTTCTGGTTGATGAACATCGCGATCTTGGTGATTACGGATCAAGCGACGTCAAGCTCTATTACCGCAATGGCCAACTGCTGCGCTTTGCCGAGGACGCCAAACGGGTCAATTACGGCGGGGCAGAAAGCGACGCACCGCTGCATTACACCCTGACACTTGATTTCGCCCAGGGGCGCTTTTCAAGTGGCACCAAAACTGTAAACGGCACATCCAGTCAGCCCGATGAACATGAAATCAGCGGCGCATTATCACAAAGCAAGGTGGCGCTCAGCCGGATCGAGGCGATGTTAAGCCAGCTTAACAGCACCCCGGATCCGATGACTGGCCCGGAATTGTTTATCTGCGATGATCAAAGCCGGTTTGCCGTGACATTTGATCATGGCGCGGAACGCGCCATTGTCGAAATGCGCGGCCGCGAACCGATCAGTCTGGCACAGATGCCGACCGGTTCGGGTTATGGCTATGGCAATGACATATATGAATTGCGGGGCAAGGGGGCTGATGCAATCTGGACAACGCCGTCGGGCGATTTCCATTGCGCCGTTTCATCCATGCCGGTCGAGGCCGCGAGCCTTGCCCTTGCGCCGGGCGATTTCCCGGTGGTCTCGGTTGCCGAGCTCAAAAGACAGGGCGATGGCGTCTGGACGCGCTATTTCGATGACATGATGCCCGCCATCACGGCCTGCCTTGCCAAAAATCCCGGTGATCTGGTGTCGGTGCTGAAAGCTTGGCCGATGGATCATGGCATGGTCGGTGTCCGGACCATCAATGGCAATGGTGGTCGTTATGACTGTCTCGTCACTTCCGATGGTATGGGCACCGCCCATACCGAACAGGTCGAAACCACGACCAACATTCTGCCCGGCGAAGACGTTGTGCGCTACACCCCGGCAACTAGCGCCTATCCCGGCGGCGAATGCTTTGCCCATGAACGCCTTGAACAGGATGGCGTGTTTATTGGCTGGTTGTCGGAAAAGGCCTGCTGA
- a CDS encoding SMP-30/gluconolactonase/LRE family protein, with protein sequence MSNVKTVLPNLRCTLGEGPHWDADDGVLYWVDIVGKTAYALRPDDGGSRSWVFDQPVAAIVPRQKGGLLVALADGLAFLDPDSGKTTPFVAPDGDHPGNRSNESRVDPMGRFWIGTMQNNIGPNGEDLPVTISTGTLNCVTADGETSRFGENIGISNTLLWSADGTKMFFGDTITNTLNVYDFDMKTGVPSNPKVFFGPQDRGNMDGSAMDADGYIWNARWGGGCLIRFAPDGSVDRIIELPLTQPTSCVFGGPDLKTLYITSAAVGLDGNGNDLEGALLSIRTEVAGQLCHPFAG encoded by the coding sequence ATGTCTAACGTAAAAACCGTTTTGCCAAATCTGCGATGCACACTGGGGGAAGGCCCGCATTGGGACGCCGACGATGGCGTTCTGTACTGGGTCGATATCGTCGGAAAGACGGCCTATGCGCTCCGCCCTGATGATGGCGGATCGCGCAGCTGGGTATTTGATCAGCCGGTTGCTGCCATCGTGCCGCGGCAAAAGGGCGGGCTTCTGGTAGCCCTTGCCGACGGGTTGGCCTTTCTTGATCCCGACAGTGGCAAAACCACCCCGTTTGTCGCCCCCGATGGCGATCACCCGGGCAACCGATCAAATGAAAGCCGGGTCGATCCGATGGGCCGGTTCTGGATCGGGACCATGCAAAACAATATCGGGCCGAATGGCGAAGACCTGCCGGTCACCATTTCCACCGGGACGCTGAACTGTGTCACGGCGGACGGCGAGACATCGCGTTTTGGCGAAAATATCGGGATTTCCAACACGCTGTTGTGGTCGGCCGATGGCACAAAGATGTTCTTTGGCGATACCATCACCAACACGCTCAATGTCTATGACTTTGATATGAAAACCGGCGTGCCATCCAATCCCAAGGTTTTCTTTGGCCCGCAGGATCGCGGCAATATGGATGGCTCGGCGATGGATGCCGATGGCTATATCTGGAATGCACGGTGGGGCGGGGGATGCCTTATCCGCTTTGCGCCGGATGGCAGTGTTGATCGCATCATCGAACTGCCACTAACCCAACCGACCAGTTGCGTGTTTGGTGGTCCGGACCTCAAGACGCTTTATATCACCTCGGCCGCGGTCGGGTTGGACGGCAATGGCAATGACCTTGAAGGCGCGCTGCTGTCGATCCGCACAGAGGTTGCCGGCCAATTGTGCCACCCGTTTGCCGGCTAG
- a CDS encoding ABC transporter ATP-binding protein — MFDLKDVAFKSDGKKPKTLLENITVGFPTGAFSAIVGHNGSGKSTLIKLLARKNKPASGAIALDGQDLADHGTRDFARKVAYLPQNPVVPPHLSVRELVAFGRYPWRGAFGRYRDEDHAKIDRAMELTHVTEFSDRLVASLSGGERQRVWLAMLLAQDAPVLLLDEPTSALDVGHQRDILQLVANLKDQNNLTVIAVLHDIDMVGRFADHILALRGGRTCWQGTPHDFMNGDTLRDIFQTDINVIKLSNPDRFISYVA; from the coding sequence ATGTTCGACCTGAAAGACGTCGCGTTCAAAAGTGATGGCAAAAAGCCAAAGACGCTGCTTGAGAACATCACGGTCGGCTTTCCGACCGGGGCGTTCAGCGCGATTGTCGGCCATAACGGATCGGGCAAAAGCACGCTGATCAAGCTTCTGGCGCGCAAAAACAAACCGGCATCCGGGGCCATCGCACTCGACGGGCAGGACCTTGCCGATCATGGCACGCGCGATTTCGCCCGCAAGGTGGCCTACCTTCCGCAAAACCCGGTTGTCCCGCCGCATTTGAGTGTCCGCGAACTGGTGGCCTTTGGCCGCTATCCATGGCGCGGCGCGTTTGGCCGCTATCGCGACGAAGACCACGCCAAGATCGATCGGGCGATGGAACTAACCCACGTGACGGAGTTTTCCGACCGGCTGGTCGCAAGCCTTTCGGGTGGGGAACGCCAACGGGTCTGGCTTGCGATGTTGCTGGCTCAGGATGCGCCGGTTTTGCTGCTTGATGAGCCGACCTCGGCCCTTGATGTCGGTCATCAGCGCGACATTTTGCAACTGGTCGCCAACCTTAAGGACCAGAACAATCTGACCGTGATTGCCGTCTTGCATGACATCGACATGGTCGGGCGTTTTGCCGATCACATTCTGGCGCTGCGCGGCGGGCGGACCTGCTGGCAGGGCACGCCGCACGATTTCATGAATGGCGATACGCTGCGCGACATTTTCCAGACCGATATCAACGTCATCAAACTCAGCAATCCGGACCGCTTCATAAGCTATGTCGCCTAG
- a CDS encoding iron-siderophore ABC transporter substrate-binding protein has translation MTSKPWIGSVAARLLLVAGTLGAFVTTQPAMAEETFTHELGDVTLDTHPTRFAVSNWALTESLIALGIDPVAIPEAEGYRAWVVEPKLPESFTDLGTRREPNFEALRDAKPDAILISTDVAMAHEKLSGYAPTFVYSIYNTGNDEPAIDRAETLLRNIAKLAGKPDAAEDVIASVNARIEAAAKRIRDHVGDDAKFAVVRILDESHFRIHGKTSLFGSVLGRMGFANAWGGDVNGWAFHNGDVSDLAKMGDVQFAYVEPIAPTTRETLFNSVIWKAMPFARNDHVHAIPASWTFGGVLSAARFAELLADAVTNTDTAASGS, from the coding sequence ATGACATCAAAACCTTGGATTGGCAGCGTTGCAGCGCGCCTTTTACTTGTCGCCGGAACGCTTGGTGCATTTGTTACGACACAGCCCGCGATGGCCGAGGAAACCTTTACCCATGAACTGGGTGACGTCACGCTTGATACCCACCCGACCCGCTTTGCGGTTTCCAACTGGGCCCTGACAGAAAGCCTGATCGCGCTGGGCATTGATCCGGTGGCGATCCCGGAGGCCGAAGGATACCGCGCCTGGGTGGTGGAACCCAAACTGCCCGAAAGCTTCACCGATCTCGGCACCCGCCGCGAACCAAACTTTGAAGCCCTGCGCGATGCCAAGCCGGATGCCATCCTGATCAGCACCGATGTCGCCATGGCCCATGAAAAACTGTCTGGCTATGCACCGACATTTGTCTATTCGATCTATAATACCGGCAATGACGAACCCGCGATTGACCGGGCCGAAACCCTGTTGCGCAATATCGCCAAACTGGCCGGTAAACCGGACGCCGCCGAGGACGTCATTGCATCGGTCAATGCCCGGATCGAAGCCGCCGCCAAGCGCATCCGCGATCATGTCGGCGACGATGCGAAATTCGCCGTTGTTCGCATTCTTGATGAGTCGCATTTCCGCATTCATGGCAAGACATCGCTGTTTGGCTCCGTGCTTGGCCGCATGGGTTTTGCCAACGCATGGGGCGGGGATGTGAATGGCTGGGCGTTTCATAATGGCGATGTGTCAGATCTGGCAAAGATGGGCGATGTGCAGTTCGCCTATGTCGAGCCGATCGCACCGACCACGCGCGAAACCCTGTTTAATTCCGTGATCTGGAAAGCCATGCCGTTTGCGCGCAACGACCATGTCCATGCCATCCCGGCAAGCTGGACCTTTGGCGGGGTATTGTCCGCAGCACGCTTTGCCGAATTGCTGGCCGACGCGGTTACGAATACTGACACCGCCGCAAGCGGTTCGTAA
- a CDS encoding iron-siderophore ABC transporter substrate-binding protein: protein MNILRALVWPVLLCVALIGADASTAIADPIEIEHERGTLRLDSPATRVATINWAFTESIIALGLDPVAIADPQDYVEWVAKPDLPDSFVDLGQRSSPNMEALRAAKPDLIISVPDLGMSYEKLAEIAPVLELQLFDGKRPAFETAREVFGKIAKATGREAEAKAYLADIDQELVRYGDRIKTAIGPDQTINVVFFFDESNVGIFADISLPGSVMTAMGVPVAYDGEVNKWGFGRGGLEILAPYAKETLVYTNPVPEIVLDKLLDSPIWKVMDFTRNNRVYELPVVWAYGGVPSGLRFAKLLTETIENGPQQ, encoded by the coding sequence ATGAACATCCTTCGCGCGCTTGTCTGGCCGGTTTTGCTGTGTGTTGCCCTGATCGGTGCAGATGCGTCAACCGCCATCGCCGATCCGATCGAGATCGAACATGAACGCGGCACTTTGCGCCTTGATAGCCCGGCCACGCGGGTGGCGACCATCAACTGGGCCTTTACCGAAAGCATCATTGCCCTTGGCCTTGATCCGGTCGCCATTGCCGACCCGCAAGATTATGTCGAATGGGTTGCCAAGCCTGACCTTCCAGACAGCTTCGTTGACCTTGGCCAGCGTTCATCGCCCAATATGGAGGCGCTCCGTGCGGCGAAGCCGGATCTGATCATTTCGGTTCCGGATCTCGGAATGTCATACGAAAAGCTGGCCGAGATTGCGCCGGTTCTGGAACTGCAGTTGTTTGATGGCAAGCGCCCCGCGTTTGAAACCGCGCGCGAAGTGTTTGGCAAAATCGCCAAGGCCACCGGGCGCGAGGCAGAGGCCAAAGCATATCTTGCCGATATTGATCAGGAATTGGTCAGGTATGGCGACCGCATCAAAACAGCCATCGGCCCCGATCAGACAATCAATGTTGTGTTCTTCTTTGATGAAAGCAATGTCGGGATCTTTGCCGATATCTCGCTGCCCGGTTCGGTGATGACGGCAATGGGCGTGCCGGTCGCCTATGACGGGGAGGTTAACAAGTGGGGCTTTGGCCGCGGCGGGCTGGAGATTCTTGCCCCCTATGCCAAGGAAACGCTGGTCTATACCAATCCGGTGCCCGAAATTGTGCTGGATAAACTTCTGGATTCCCCGATCTGGAAGGTGATGGATTTCACGCGAAACAACCGGGTTTATGAATTGCCGGTGGTGTGGGCTTATGGCGGGGTACCGTCCGGGCTTCGTTTTGCCAAACTCCTGACCGAGACCATTGAAAACGGCCCGCAACAATGA